One genomic window of Eggerthella timonensis includes the following:
- a CDS encoding DMSO/selenate family reductase complex A subunit: MTMNESSVSRRTFVKGSLAGLAFAGAAGSTALYGCAPKAEEDAGGEGAATPADQIAWSQCNVNCGGNCIFQWHSQDGKIVYMETDNTGDADLQARACLRGRSMRRWINSPDRLTKPMKRVGKRGEGTFEEISWDEAIDTIASELKRVIDTYGNEAVYVNYATGMYSCTGKQPGLRLLSLLGGYVNQAYDYSTHMLQAIMPFMYGSDKEKGSVFSPYDAVNASSFSEAERASDLVVMFGNSPAETRMGGANAVWDFAKVREAVVGRGGKIVNIDYRLNESASGHPDEWLPIRTGTDAALCSAIAHEWIANDLVDKEFLDAYCVGYDEDTMPESAKGQNKSYKDYIMGTGYDMVEKTPEWAAPITQISADKIRELAADIAAAEAPFIVQGWGPQRHTNGEDATRAICMLPILIGKIGLPGTNTGQREAEPPTYLVGSLPFKNPVTTAIPVYQWVNAVDHGKDMTATNAGIIGADKLKSDIKFIWNYAGNCLTNQHGDINYTHDVLADESKCEFILVWDTVMTDSAKYADILLPDAMRSEQLNMQTQGYSEYYTAVVVGGPAQDAPGECRTSYDVCADIADKFGMKDAFTEGKTQEDWIKELYEAGAEADGNMPSWDEIKEQGVYKRALKPCIGLEAFRADPAKNPLGTPSGKIEIYSEQLAEIASTWELEEGDVINPIPVFTPGFQGYGAVTEEYPLYCAGFHHKSRTHSSFGFIPELEQVARQQLWINPADAEPRGIANGDTVAVKSPAGEIRIEAKVTPRIIPGTIGIPQGAWHKADMSGDRVDEGACVNTLTTYRPTPYAKGNGPAHSIIAQVTKA; the protein is encoded by the coding sequence ATGACCATGAACGAATCGAGCGTATCGCGCCGCACGTTCGTCAAGGGATCGCTGGCGGGCCTGGCGTTTGCCGGCGCTGCCGGATCGACCGCGCTCTACGGCTGCGCGCCGAAGGCCGAAGAGGATGCCGGCGGCGAGGGCGCCGCAACCCCGGCCGACCAGATCGCATGGAGCCAGTGCAACGTCAACTGCGGCGGCAACTGCATCTTCCAGTGGCACTCCCAAGACGGCAAGATCGTCTACATGGAGACCGACAACACCGGAGACGCCGACCTGCAAGCACGCGCTTGCCTGCGCGGCCGCTCCATGCGCCGCTGGATCAACAGCCCCGACCGCCTGACGAAGCCCATGAAGCGCGTCGGCAAGCGCGGCGAGGGCACGTTCGAGGAGATTTCCTGGGACGAAGCCATCGACACCATCGCCAGCGAGCTCAAGCGCGTCATCGACACCTACGGCAACGAGGCCGTGTACGTGAACTACGCCACCGGCATGTACTCGTGCACGGGCAAGCAGCCGGGCCTGCGCCTGCTCAGCCTTCTCGGTGGCTACGTCAACCAGGCGTACGACTACTCCACGCACATGCTGCAGGCCATCATGCCGTTCATGTACGGCAGCGACAAGGAGAAGGGCAGCGTCTTCAGCCCGTACGACGCCGTGAACGCGTCCTCGTTCTCCGAGGCCGAGCGCGCGTCCGACCTCGTCGTGATGTTCGGCAACAGCCCGGCGGAAACCCGCATGGGCGGCGCGAACGCGGTGTGGGACTTCGCGAAGGTGCGCGAGGCAGTCGTCGGGCGCGGCGGCAAGATCGTCAACATCGACTACCGCCTGAACGAGAGCGCCTCGGGCCATCCGGACGAATGGCTGCCCATCCGCACCGGAACCGACGCCGCGCTGTGCTCCGCCATCGCGCATGAATGGATCGCGAACGACCTGGTGGACAAGGAGTTCCTGGACGCGTACTGCGTCGGCTACGACGAGGACACCATGCCCGAGTCCGCCAAGGGGCAGAACAAGTCCTACAAGGACTACATCATGGGCACCGGCTACGACATGGTGGAGAAGACTCCCGAGTGGGCCGCTCCCATCACGCAGATCTCGGCCGACAAGATCCGCGAGCTGGCCGCCGACATCGCCGCCGCCGAGGCGCCCTTCATCGTGCAGGGCTGGGGCCCGCAGCGCCACACGAACGGCGAGGACGCCACGCGCGCCATCTGCATGCTGCCCATCCTCATCGGCAAGATCGGCCTGCCCGGCACGAACACCGGCCAGCGCGAGGCCGAGCCGCCCACCTACCTGGTCGGCAGCCTGCCGTTCAAGAACCCCGTGACCACGGCCATCCCCGTGTACCAGTGGGTGAACGCCGTCGACCACGGCAAGGACATGACGGCCACCAACGCCGGCATCATCGGCGCCGACAAGCTGAAGAGCGATATCAAGTTCATCTGGAACTACGCCGGCAACTGCCTGACGAACCAGCACGGCGACATCAACTACACGCACGACGTTCTGGCCGACGAGAGCAAGTGCGAGTTCATCCTGGTGTGGGATACGGTGATGACCGACTCCGCCAAGTACGCCGACATCCTGCTGCCCGACGCCATGCGCTCCGAGCAGCTGAACATGCAGACCCAGGGCTACTCCGAGTACTACACGGCCGTCGTTGTGGGCGGGCCCGCACAGGATGCGCCGGGCGAGTGCCGCACGAGCTACGACGTGTGCGCCGACATAGCCGACAAGTTCGGCATGAAGGACGCCTTCACCGAGGGCAAGACGCAGGAAGACTGGATCAAGGAGCTCTACGAAGCTGGCGCGGAAGCCGACGGCAACATGCCCAGCTGGGACGAGATCAAGGAGCAGGGCGTGTACAAGCGTGCGCTCAAGCCTTGCATCGGCCTCGAAGCGTTCCGCGCCGATCCCGCGAAGAACCCGCTGGGCACCCCGTCCGGCAAGATCGAGATCTACTCCGAGCAGCTTGCCGAGATCGCCTCGACCTGGGAGCTTGAAGAGGGCGACGTGATCAACCCCATCCCCGTGTTCACCCCCGGGTTCCAAGGCTACGGCGCCGTCACCGAGGAGTATCCCCTGTACTGCGCCGGCTTCCACCACAAGAGCCGCACCCACTCCTCATTCGGCTTCATCCCCGAGCTCGAGCAGGTGGCGCGCCAGCAGCTGTGGATCAACCCCGCAGACGCCGAACCGCGCGGCATCGCCAACGGCGACACGGTGGCCGTGAAGAGCCCGGCCGGCGAGATCCGCATCGAGGCCAAGGTGACGCCCCGCATCATTCCGGGCACCATCGGCATTCCGCAGGGTGCGTGGCACAAGGCCGACATGAGCGGCGATCGCGTGGACGAGGGCGCGTGCGTCAACACGCTGACCACGTACCGGCCGACGCCGTACGCCAAGGGCAACGGCCCGGCGCACTCCATCATCGCTCAAGTGACCAAGGCGTAA
- the glp gene encoding gephyrin-like molybdotransferase Glp, translating into MPEMISLEEARALVLSHVAPLPVETAPVLDAVGRVAAADLKSDIDISPFAHSAMDGFAVRAAELAEATPEAPVELDVIAEIAAGDVYDGPIETGQCVRIMTGAPMPDDADSVVKYEIVDVVTGDGKPGSRVAFTAPTAARSNVREAGEEAKAGETVVEQGEVIGSAGVGFLAGCGIVEVPTHRRPRVAVISIGSELVDPTEVPTPGKIRNSNSYALAACAQAAGAVPTILPIVEDTKEALAAAVSAAVDAYDFVVTSGGASNGDFDFIKPVVSELGDLLMTTVNMRPGKAQTFGVVRGTPVFGLPGNPAAAYVGFEMIIRPALRKMQGYAHFERPSVMAKLSRDVKKKDPRRIFLRGTLYKNDEGDYVVAPAKNQSSGLFGVIQRSNCMAILPEGSDSRTAGSLVQCVLLDVNEEVSL; encoded by the coding sequence ATGCCAGAAATGATCTCTCTTGAAGAAGCCCGCGCGCTCGTATTGTCGCACGTGGCTCCCCTGCCGGTGGAAACCGCGCCCGTGCTGGACGCGGTCGGTCGCGTGGCTGCCGCCGATTTGAAAAGCGACATCGACATCTCGCCGTTCGCCCACTCGGCGATGGACGGGTTCGCGGTGCGCGCGGCCGAGCTGGCCGAGGCAACGCCTGAGGCGCCTGTGGAGTTGGACGTCATCGCCGAGATCGCGGCCGGCGACGTGTACGACGGTCCCATCGAGACGGGCCAATGCGTGCGCATCATGACCGGCGCGCCGATGCCCGACGACGCGGACTCCGTGGTGAAGTACGAGATCGTCGACGTGGTGACCGGCGACGGCAAGCCCGGCAGCCGCGTGGCGTTCACCGCGCCCACTGCCGCGCGTTCCAACGTGCGAGAGGCGGGCGAAGAGGCCAAGGCGGGCGAGACGGTGGTGGAGCAGGGCGAGGTCATCGGCTCGGCCGGCGTCGGGTTCCTCGCGGGCTGCGGCATCGTGGAGGTGCCGACGCACCGCCGCCCGCGCGTGGCCGTCATCTCCATCGGCTCCGAGCTGGTGGATCCCACCGAGGTGCCTACGCCGGGCAAGATCCGCAACTCGAACAGCTACGCGCTGGCCGCGTGCGCGCAAGCCGCCGGCGCGGTGCCCACCATCCTGCCCATCGTGGAGGACACGAAGGAAGCGCTTGCGGCGGCCGTGTCGGCGGCGGTGGATGCGTACGACTTCGTGGTGACGAGCGGCGGTGCGTCGAACGGCGATTTCGACTTCATCAAGCCCGTGGTGTCTGAGTTGGGCGATCTGCTGATGACCACGGTGAACATGCGTCCCGGCAAGGCCCAAACCTTCGGCGTCGTGCGCGGCACGCCCGTGTTCGGCCTACCCGGCAATCCGGCGGCGGCCTACGTGGGCTTCGAGATGATCATTCGCCCCGCGCTGCGCAAGATGCAGGGATACGCGCACTTCGAGCGCCCGTCCGTGATGGCGAAGCTGTCGCGCGACGTGAAGAAGAAGGACCCGCGCCGCATCTTCCTGCGCGGCACGCTGTACAAGAACGACGAGGGCGACTACGTGGTGGCTCCGGCGAAGAACCAGAGCTCCGGCCTGTTCGGCGTCATCCAGCGCAGCAACTGCATGGCCATCCTGCCGGAGGGGTCGGATTCACGCACCGCCGGTTCGCTCGTTCAGTGCGTCCTGCTCGACGTGAACGAGGAAGTCAGTCTGTAG
- the eno gene encoding phosphopyruvate hydratase produces MSVIIDVFGREVLDSRGNPTVEVEVVLEDGAFGRAAVPSGASTGAFEAVELRDCDKGRYLGKGTLDAVAHVNEEIAEALIGVEADDQRFIDDIMLQVDGTDNKGALGANAILGASLACAKAAAESAELPLYKYIGGVNAHLLPTPMMNILNGGVHADNNVDFQEFMIMPVGASSFAEALRWCAEIYHTLKKVLHDAGLGGGVGDEGGFAPNFKTNEEPLEYVTKACEAAGYKPGVDIMFAMDPASTEFYNAETGMYVLAGEGRELTSAQMVDYWEALVEKYPIISLEDGMAEEDWDGWKALTDRIGDRVQLVGDDLFVTNSKRLAKGIEMGCANAILIKVNQIGSLTETLEAIEMAKQAGYACVMSHRSGETEDTTIADLAVAVNTGQIKTGAPCRSDRVAKYNQLLRIEEELDTAAQYAGMNAFYNINR; encoded by the coding sequence ATGAGCGTCATCATCGATGTGTTCGGTCGCGAGGTTCTCGACTCGCGCGGCAACCCGACCGTGGAAGTGGAAGTCGTGCTGGAAGACGGCGCGTTCGGCCGTGCCGCCGTGCCGTCGGGCGCTTCGACGGGCGCGTTCGAGGCTGTCGAGCTGCGCGACTGCGACAAGGGGCGCTACCTCGGCAAGGGCACGCTCGACGCGGTCGCCCACGTGAACGAGGAGATCGCCGAGGCGCTCATCGGCGTCGAAGCCGACGACCAGCGCTTCATCGACGACATCATGCTGCAGGTGGACGGCACCGACAACAAGGGCGCGCTGGGTGCGAACGCCATTCTGGGCGCGTCGCTGGCATGCGCCAAGGCTGCTGCCGAGTCGGCCGAGCTGCCGCTGTACAAGTACATCGGCGGCGTGAACGCGCATCTGCTGCCCACGCCCATGATGAACATCCTCAACGGCGGCGTGCATGCCGACAACAACGTGGACTTCCAGGAGTTCATGATCATGCCGGTGGGCGCCAGCTCGTTCGCCGAGGCGCTGCGCTGGTGCGCCGAGATCTACCACACGCTGAAGAAGGTGCTGCACGACGCGGGCCTCGGCGGCGGCGTGGGCGACGAGGGCGGCTTCGCCCCCAACTTCAAGACGAACGAGGAGCCGCTCGAGTACGTCACGAAGGCGTGCGAGGCGGCCGGCTACAAGCCCGGCGTGGACATCATGTTCGCCATGGACCCGGCTTCCACCGAGTTCTACAACGCCGAGACGGGCATGTACGTGCTGGCGGGCGAGGGTCGCGAGCTGACGAGCGCCCAGATGGTGGACTACTGGGAAGCGCTCGTGGAGAAGTACCCGATCATCTCCCTGGAAGACGGCATGGCCGAGGAGGACTGGGACGGTTGGAAGGCGCTCACCGACCGCATCGGCGACCGCGTGCAGCTCGTGGGCGACGACCTGTTCGTCACGAACTCCAAGCGCCTTGCCAAGGGCATCGAGATGGGTTGCGCGAATGCCATCCTCATCAAGGTGAACCAGATCGGCAGCCTCACCGAGACGCTCGAGGCCATTGAGATGGCGAAGCAGGCCGGCTACGCTTGCGTCATGAGCCACCGCTCCGGCGAGACCGAGGACACCACGATCGCCGACTTGGCCGTGGCCGTGAACACGGGCCAGATCAAGACGGGCGCGCCGTGCCGCTCCGACCGCGTTGCGAAGTACAACCAGCTGCTCCGCATCGAGGAAGAGCTGGACACCGCCGCCCAGTACGCCGGCATGAACGCGTTCTACAACATCAACCGCTAG
- a CDS encoding helix-turn-helix domain-containing protein, whose protein sequence is MARTMPRMHVSSWGYACFLTVNATSIWGGVFPFLPLEFQTAEITLTFFLAQALAFGGAFVASTFGSYYFPRGARVMLVSLSAFLVFAGSACLIAAMYVGPATLALVAGGGVLLGIGCAGMFMLWQRYFASLSATEGNLRLIVGTAIAPLIYFALYLVPIALTAFLIPLVFVPLCGLCIALSVREMQVDQPMFEDVPRQHPRVYRQVVADYWRSALCVGSLAFASGVIRGIALLHEEIGAVVNSASMLGSLVSAGVLLVLWYRMSFRFGLTSVFRVVYPLIITGFLLLPFLGATYLNLFAALTYMAFSLVQMLMMMQCAQISRDRGINPVFIYGFFGGVAYIMQSAGFLLGWVSDFVSVDGREWLFVVAMVSSYVLGLTLLAATGTLFKPLVAKGTVTADPIEFLAAGVSEEPRQQKAAKPAAKRRRNRPSASEDAGVIRDRTSKQCLMLQEAHGLSTRETEVMELIARGNSMASIAERLVISENTVRTHAKHIYTKLDIHRRQELLDMLEG, encoded by the coding sequence ATGGCGCGAACGATGCCGCGCATGCACGTGTCCAGTTGGGGCTACGCATGCTTCCTCACGGTGAACGCCACGTCCATTTGGGGCGGCGTCTTCCCGTTTTTGCCGCTGGAGTTCCAGACCGCCGAGATCACCCTCACGTTCTTCCTGGCGCAGGCGCTCGCGTTCGGCGGGGCGTTCGTGGCGAGTACGTTCGGGTCGTACTACTTCCCGCGCGGGGCACGCGTGATGCTCGTGTCGCTGAGCGCTTTCCTCGTGTTCGCCGGCTCGGCCTGCCTCATCGCCGCTATGTACGTGGGGCCGGCGACGCTCGCGCTCGTGGCCGGCGGCGGCGTGCTGCTGGGCATCGGGTGCGCGGGCATGTTCATGCTGTGGCAGCGCTATTTCGCGTCGCTTTCGGCGACCGAGGGCAACCTGCGGCTCATCGTGGGCACGGCCATCGCGCCGCTCATCTACTTCGCGCTGTACCTCGTGCCCATCGCGCTGACGGCGTTTCTCATCCCGCTCGTGTTCGTGCCCTTGTGCGGCCTGTGCATCGCGCTGTCGGTGCGCGAGATGCAGGTGGACCAGCCCATGTTCGAGGACGTTCCGCGGCAGCACCCGCGCGTGTACCGGCAGGTGGTGGCCGATTACTGGCGCAGCGCGCTGTGCGTGGGATCGCTCGCGTTCGCCAGCGGCGTCATCCGCGGCATCGCGCTTCTGCACGAGGAGATCGGGGCGGTGGTGAACAGCGCGTCCATGCTGGGCTCGCTCGTATCGGCGGGCGTGCTGCTGGTGCTGTGGTACCGCATGAGCTTCCGCTTCGGGCTGACCTCGGTGTTCCGCGTGGTGTACCCGCTCATCATCACGGGGTTCTTGCTGCTGCCGTTTTTGGGCGCGACCTACCTCAACCTGTTCGCTGCGCTCACGTACATGGCGTTCTCGCTCGTGCAGATGCTGATGATGATGCAGTGCGCGCAGATTTCGCGCGACCGCGGCATCAACCCCGTGTTCATCTACGGGTTCTTCGGGGGCGTGGCCTACATCATGCAGAGCGCGGGGTTCCTGCTGGGGTGGGTGAGCGATTTCGTGTCGGTGGACGGCCGGGAGTGGCTGTTCGTCGTGGCCATGGTGTCGAGCTACGTGCTGGGCCTCACGCTGCTCGCAGCCACCGGCACGCTGTTCAAGCCGCTCGTGGCGAAGGGCACGGTGACGGCCGACCCCATCGAGTTTTTGGCGGCCGGCGTGTCGGAGGAGCCGCGGCAGCAGAAGGCGGCCAAGCCCGCAGCCAAACGCCGCCGCAACCGCCCCTCGGCTTCCGAGGACGCCGGCGTCATCCGGGACCGCACGTCGAAGCAGTGCCTCATGCTGCAGGAGGCACACGGGCTGTCGACGCGCGAGACCGAGGTCATGGAGCTCATCGCGCGCGGCAACAGCATGGCATCGATCGCCGAGCGCCTGGTCATCAGCGAGAACACCGTGCGCACGCACGCGAAGCACATCTACACGAAGCTCGACATCCACCGCCGCCAAGAGCTGCTGGACATGCTGGAAGGGTGA
- a CDS encoding gamma carbonic anhydrase family protein — translation MTAEETPLYHRVNAHPTARIAPSAGIVGDVTIGRDASVFAGVQIRGDDAPVVVGDESNLQENVVVHVDFDVPAIVGPHCTVGHGAILHGCELGENVLVGMGAIVMNRAKIGANSLIAAGALVSEGKEFPPGSLIMGMPARVKRALSDEEIASMCTFPADDYVRQSGEMLAQGVLEHPSPDMDMHRGA, via the coding sequence ATGACCGCAGAAGAAACGCCCCTCTACCACCGTGTGAACGCACACCCCACCGCCCGCATCGCGCCCTCGGCCGGCATCGTGGGCGACGTGACCATCGGCCGCGACGCCAGCGTGTTCGCCGGCGTGCAGATCCGCGGCGACGACGCGCCCGTCGTCGTCGGCGACGAGTCCAACCTGCAGGAGAACGTCGTCGTCCATGTGGACTTCGACGTGCCCGCCATCGTCGGCCCGCACTGCACCGTCGGGCACGGCGCTATCTTGCACGGCTGCGAGCTGGGCGAGAACGTGCTGGTAGGCATGGGCGCCATCGTGATGAACCGTGCGAAGATCGGCGCGAACAGCCTGATCGCCGCCGGCGCCCTCGTGTCGGAGGGCAAGGAGTTCCCGCCGGGCAGCCTCATCATGGGCATGCCGGCCCGCGTGAAGCGCGCGCTGTCCGACGAGGAGATCGCGTCCATGTGCACCTTCCCGGCCGACGATTACGTGCGCCAAAGCGGCGAGATGCTGGCACAAGGCGTGCTCGAGCACCCCTCCCCCGACATGGACATGCACCGCGGCGCGTAG
- a CDS encoding 4Fe-4S dicluster domain-containing protein, with the protein MTQYGFYFDSTRCTGCRTCEMACKDYKDLSATIAFRKVYDYEGGAWTDAGDGAYTSDAFAYHVSLGCQHCAMPACMAKCPQGAIEKDTEMGLVAINQEKCTGAGVCVETCPYNVPVVDKELGKGVKCDGCAERVAEGKNPICVDACPLRALEFGDIEELRSKHAGTVAGIAPMPSPDETTPSIAILPCPAAKDPGDTTGAIANEKEVTGVA; encoded by the coding sequence ATGACTCAGTACGGATTCTATTTCGACAGCACGCGCTGCACGGGTTGCCGCACCTGCGAGATGGCGTGCAAGGATTACAAGGACCTGTCCGCCACCATCGCGTTCCGCAAGGTGTACGACTACGAAGGCGGCGCCTGGACCGACGCGGGCGACGGGGCCTACACGTCCGACGCGTTCGCCTACCACGTGTCGCTGGGCTGCCAGCATTGCGCCATGCCGGCGTGCATGGCCAAGTGCCCCCAGGGCGCCATCGAGAAGGACACCGAGATGGGCCTCGTGGCCATCAACCAGGAGAAGTGCACGGGCGCGGGCGTATGCGTGGAAACGTGCCCCTACAACGTGCCCGTCGTCGACAAGGAGCTGGGCAAGGGCGTGAAGTGCGACGGCTGCGCCGAGCGCGTGGCCGAGGGCAAGAACCCCATCTGCGTGGACGCGTGCCCGCTGCGCGCGCTTGAGTTCGGCGACATCGAGGAGCTGCGCTCGAAGCACGCGGGGACGGTCGCCGGCATCGCGCCGATGCCGTCGCCTGACGAGACGACGCCCTCCATCGCCATCCTTCCCTGCCCCGCAGCGAAGGATCCTGGCGACACCACCGGCGCCATCGCCAACGAAAAGGAAGTGACGGGCGTAGCGTAG
- a CDS encoding DMSO/selenate family reductase complex B subunit has translation MPRGFFYDNTRCTGCRTCVLACKDYHDHGSDMAFRMVIDYEGGSWRRDAEGSLSQDAFAYHVSVSCNHCNNPVCTRVCPTGAMHKDELGLVWPDATKCIGCGYCTMACPYHAPHIDAHLKRSSKCDGCRDRVAEGKQPICVDACPLRALEFGLVSELTSRHPDTVRSILPLPDEAATQPNLLILPSPAAACAEERGGSIVNRTEIHL, from the coding sequence ATGCCACGGGGATTCTTCTACGACAATACGCGTTGCACCGGGTGCAGAACCTGCGTCTTGGCATGCAAAGACTACCACGATCATGGTTCCGACATGGCCTTTCGCATGGTCATCGATTACGAAGGCGGCTCGTGGCGCCGGGATGCCGAAGGTTCGCTTTCCCAAGATGCTTTCGCGTACCACGTGTCCGTCTCGTGCAACCATTGCAACAATCCCGTCTGCACCCGCGTGTGCCCCACCGGCGCCATGCACAAAGACGAGCTGGGGCTGGTGTGGCCCGACGCCACCAAATGCATCGGTTGCGGCTACTGCACCATGGCCTGCCCCTACCATGCGCCGCACATAGACGCGCACCTGAAGCGCAGCAGCAAGTGCGACGGCTGCCGCGATCGCGTGGCCGAAGGCAAGCAGCCCATCTGCGTGGACGCGTGCCCGCTACGCGCGCTCGAGTTCGGGCTCGTGTCGGAGCTGACCAGCCGCCATCCCGACACGGTGCGCTCCATCCTGCCCCTGCCCGACGAGGCTGCGACGCAACCGAACCTCCTCATCCTGCCGTCGCCTGCGGCGGCGTGCGCCGAAGAGCGGGGCGGAAGCATCGTCAACCGGACGGAGATCCACCTATGA
- a CDS encoding MogA/MoaB family molybdenum cofactor biosynthesis protein, which yields MSENPITFAIITCSDTRGMKEDTAGAALEELIAENGWTCESHVVVPDERPFIASAIVRACDEQDVDVVLTCGGSGLSLRDVTPEATMDACDRNVPGIAEAMRAHSLAITPYAMLSRALCMQRGRHLVINLPGSEKAARENWDGVVKALPHAVKMMAGGGH from the coding sequence ATGTCCGAGAACCCTATCACCTTCGCCATCATCACGTGCTCCGATACGCGCGGCATGAAGGAGGACACGGCGGGCGCGGCGCTCGAGGAGCTCATCGCCGAGAACGGTTGGACGTGCGAAAGCCACGTGGTGGTGCCCGACGAGCGGCCGTTCATCGCGTCGGCCATCGTGCGCGCCTGCGACGAGCAGGACGTGGACGTTGTGCTGACCTGCGGCGGCAGCGGACTCTCGCTGCGCGACGTGACGCCCGAGGCCACGATGGACGCGTGCGATCGCAACGTGCCCGGCATCGCCGAGGCCATGCGCGCCCACTCGCTGGCCATCACGCCGTACGCCATGCTGTCCCGCGCGCTGTGCATGCAGCGCGGCCGGCACCTGGTGATCAACCTCCCCGGCAGCGAGAAAGCCGCCCGCGAGAACTGGGACGGCGTCGTGAAGGCCCTCCCGCATGCCGTCAAGATGATGGCCGGCGGCGGGCACTAA
- a CDS encoding dimethyl sulfoxide reductase anchor subunit family protein codes for MTSGFDAFSLALFTSLAPAGVVAFLALALVRLWSHDHAASVRIDRMIALPFSVVLVGFIASATHLGTPANALHVFSGVGRSPLSNEVLSAVAFLFLVGSYWMMAFKERFPDAVAKPWLALACLAGIALIACTSMAYGVNTVPTWDTPYTPANLVLAAVLAGPVLGLLFLELAQARPRAFECALVVLAAIALVAGTVVLALHQDSLSSIANNEFSANTLTPQYPTAIVAHLAMGAIALALAGLSLKRVQSRRTTLALRAAASALVLLAVFVTRIVFYHLHMTVGF; via the coding sequence ATGACCAGTGGGTTCGACGCCTTCTCGCTCGCGTTGTTCACCTCGCTCGCGCCGGCGGGCGTCGTGGCGTTCCTGGCGCTTGCGCTCGTGCGGCTCTGGTCGCACGACCACGCAGCGTCGGTGCGCATCGACCGCATGATCGCCCTTCCGTTCAGCGTGGTGCTCGTGGGGTTCATCGCGTCGGCCACCCATCTCGGCACGCCGGCGAACGCGCTGCACGTGTTCTCGGGCGTCGGCCGGTCGCCGCTGTCCAACGAGGTGCTGAGCGCCGTGGCGTTCCTGTTCCTAGTGGGTTCGTACTGGATGATGGCGTTCAAGGAGCGCTTCCCCGACGCCGTGGCGAAACCGTGGCTGGCGCTCGCCTGCCTGGCGGGCATCGCACTCATCGCGTGCACATCGATGGCGTACGGCGTGAACACGGTTCCCACCTGGGACACGCCCTACACGCCGGCGAATCTCGTGCTGGCCGCGGTGCTGGCCGGGCCGGTGCTGGGGCTGCTGTTCCTGGAGCTGGCGCAAGCGCGGCCGCGTGCCTTCGAATGCGCGCTCGTAGTGCTGGCCGCCATCGCCCTCGTGGCGGGGACCGTCGTGCTCGCGCTGCACCAGGATAGCCTCAGCAGCATTGCGAACAACGAATTCTCAGCCAACACGCTGACGCCGCAGTATCCCACCGCCATCGTGGCGCACCTCGCCATGGGCGCCATCGCCCTCGCGCTGGCCGGCCTGTCGCTCAAGCGCGTCCAATCGCGTCGCACGACGCTCGCCCTGCGCGCGGCCGCAAGCGCCCTCGTGCTGCTCGCCGTCTTCGTCACCCGCATCGTGTTCTACCACCTGCACATGACCGTAGGGTTCTGA